The DNA segment AAATGAAACGGCACTCACCGGTGCTTGCGCCGACGCCAAGTGCGGTGGTAATTGCGCAAGCACCTGATTAAAAGTTATCGCTAACTGGCGCTGATTATTAGTCAGCTGATAATCCAGTGGCTGCGTGGCCACAATATGTACCTGCAAACCCTCGGCAGTTGGTTCAAAGTTTATCGCGCTTATAGTAGGCTGTGCCGGCGCTTGCGTAGGGCTAGTATTTTCCATGGACTTGTTGTTAAGCGCGGAGGCATCTCTAGGCTTAGCTTGCTCAGCCTGTACGAGTATTTTCTGTGCCTCAACGAGACTAGATGGCGCTCGGTACTGTTGCCACAACACGATTGCCACTGCGGCTAAAGTCAGCACCAACAACAGCGCATACCAAGGCCGTTTGGGGGTTTTGCGTGTAGGTGCCTGCGCGGTTAACCATTCTAAATTTTCACTTTGGGCAGGCTGATCTACGCGACGTTTTTCTAGATCATTGAGCATGTCATTCACTAAACTCACGAGCACACACTCCAAAACCAACGCATCAATACATTAGGTAATACCGCATCCTCGGTATCATTAATTGCCGCCAACACATGCCGCCTCTCGATTTGTTTTACCCCTTTACCATAGGCGCACATTAAAGATTTATGGCACAACATATTAATCAGCCTAGGCACCCCTCTGCTGGCCTTAGCAACCAAAACCACAGCACTACTGTGAAACAATTGCTCACCATGATAGCCAGCGGTGTTTAATCGATGCTGTATATAGCTGCCCACACCATCGGTATCCATGGGCGTCAATTGACAGGAAAAAGTGATGCGCTGTTTTAATTGCCGCAATTCGTGCAAGGCTAGCAATCTATCTAACTCAGGCTGGCCAAATAAAACGATATGGATTAATTTACTGGTTTCGGTTTCTAAGTTGGAAATTAAACGCAGCGCCTCTAAGGTTTTTTCGGGCATGGTTTGCGCTTCATCAATTATCAACACTACCCGCTTACCTTCAGCCACTAACTCAATTAAACGTTCATTAATCGCTTTTTGAAATTCATTGATGCCATCGCGGGTTTTACATTTCACCCCCAACTCTTCCGCCAGGGCCTTATATAAAGCCGCGGGGTTTAAAAATGGATTGGGGATGTAAGCGCTGTAATAGTCATCGCCTAAACTGTTTAATAACTTACGACATAATAAGGTTTTACCGGTACCAACCTCACCAACTACCTTAATAAAACCCTCGCCATTACTTAGCGCTACGCGCAACATATTAAAGGCTTCGCGATAGGCCCTGACATTAAAAAAGTACGAGGTATTGGGTGTTAAACCAAATGGCTGTTCTTTTAACCCAAAGTATTCGTTATACATAATTGTTGCCGCTTAGCAAAACGCTAATCTATTGTCGCCCAAAGTACATGGGCTCCATGGCATCGCGAAACTGGTCGAAGCGTCGCGCTGATTCATTCAGCGACTCCGTCATACCATCGGCACCGACGATAACGGGCTTAAGCAAAATCACCAATTCGCTTTTAACGGTTTTATTGCGCTCTTGGGTAAATAAATGCCCTAGTAAAGGGATATCCGATAAACCCGGCATACCGGAGTTATCTTCTACCGCAGTGTCTTGCATCAGGCCGCCCAACACCACCACATCACCGCTGCGAGCATACACGATGCTATCAGTTTCACGTATGGTGCTTAGCGCTAAAGGTAACTCCAACACTGAGTCACCTAAACTCACTATCTTAACTTGATCAGATACTTCGCTAATTGACGGGTGTATATGCAGAATAATTTCATTATCCCCACTGATTTGCGGGGTAACATCTAAGGCTATGCCTGAGAAGAACGGCGTCAATTCCACTTCGGGGCTACTAGTAGTCCCGCCGGAAGAGGTCGTTGTAGTATTAGACACCTGGGTGACAAAAAACTCATCCCGGCCCACTTTAATCACCGCCTGCTGATTATTAACCGTTGATATTCTTGGACTGGATAACACCTGCACATTGCCCTGGGTTTCCAGTAATTGAATTACCCCGAAGAAGTCGCCAGTATCAAAAGCCAAGCCAAATACGCCACCGGCAGCCGTGGCAGGTGACGAGCCACTAAGGCCAAAGGCTAAGCTATTATTGCTGCCGGGGTCAGCCAAGGCGGTCCAGTTAATGCCGCTTTGATAGCCATCGGATAATTGCACTTCTAAAATTTTTGCCTCTAACACCACCTGCCTGCGCATGATTAATTCGGTGCTGCGTAAATATTCTCGCACCACCTCTAATTCACCGGCATCGGCTTTGACTACAATCACACCCGCTTGCGGTGTCACCACCACACTGCGGCCATCACCGCTACCAATTAACATGCCTAGAGTTCGCCTTAGCTCCCCCCAAAAATCTGACTCGGTAGTAGTTTCTATTAAAGTGCCGACAGAGGTAGCACCACCATTGCGGCCGCCCCCGCTATTATTCTTTTTGCTGGAGCTGTTGCTATTATTGTTGCCGCCACTATTGCTGCTACCGGCACTAGTCACCTGACCGGCACTAACTTTGGTTTCGGAAAGGCCGCGACGTTTCAAACTTAAGTAATCAATTTTAAACATTTCTGACTGCAGGCCATCGGGTAACACCTGATACAGATTGCCACGCTTTTTATAGGGATAGCCGTAAACTTCACGCACCACGTCCATCACCTCTTCTACGCTGACATTGCGTAATTCCAAGCTAATAGTGCCGGTAACGCCTGGGTGCACCACCATATTGTAAGACGTATCTTTTACCAGCCCCATAAAAAAGCTGCGCGCATCAACATCATCGACATAAATCTCAAAGCGCTCTTCTTCATTACTCGCGGCGCTCAACTGCGAGCCCACGCTGGGCAATAGGGCATCGCTAATCGCCGCTGGCGGCTCGCCAGCGGTAGCTTTAGGCTGCGCTGCATCAGTGAGAATTTGCCTTGCATTATCAACCGTACTGGCATCCCGAGTTTCCATGGGAGTCCACGCACAGGAGGCTAATAGCACAAGTACACTAGAGCTTATTATTTGCCGACCGACCATTTATTGTTCCCGCCTTATTGCGACTCGTTTTGGCTTTAATTCTATAACACGCCCGTTTTTATCTAAGCGCACTAGCTTATGGCTAATTGAAAGTACTGTTGCGCCGTTAATGCTTTCGCCCGCCGAGAGAGCT comes from the Dasania marina DSM 21967 genome and includes:
- a CDS encoding ExeA family protein, which codes for MYNEYFGLKEQPFGLTPNTSYFFNVRAYREAFNMLRVALSNGEGFIKVVGEVGTGKTLLCRKLLNSLGDDYYSAYIPNPFLNPAALYKALAEELGVKCKTRDGINEFQKAINERLIELVAEGKRVVLIIDEAQTMPEKTLEALRLISNLETETSKLIHIVLFGQPELDRLLALHELRQLKQRITFSCQLTPMDTDGVGSYIQHRLNTAGYHGEQLFHSSAVVLVAKASRGVPRLINMLCHKSLMCAYGKGVKQIERRHVLAAINDTEDAVLPNVLMRWFWSVCS
- the mshL gene encoding pilus (MSHA type) biogenesis protein MshL produces the protein METRDASTVDNARQILTDAAQPKATAGEPPAAISDALLPSVGSQLSAASNEEERFEIYVDDVDARSFFMGLVKDTSYNMVVHPGVTGTISLELRNVSVEEVMDVVREVYGYPYKKRGNLYQVLPDGLQSEMFKIDYLSLKRRGLSETKVSAGQVTSAGSSNSGGNNNSNSSSKKNNSGGGRNGGATSVGTLIETTTESDFWGELRRTLGMLIGSGDGRSVVVTPQAGVIVVKADAGELEVVREYLRSTELIMRRQVVLEAKILEVQLSDGYQSGINWTALADPGSNNSLAFGLSGSSPATAAGGVFGLAFDTGDFFGVIQLLETQGNVQVLSSPRISTVNNQQAVIKVGRDEFFVTQVSNTTTTSSGGTTSSPEVELTPFFSGIALDVTPQISGDNEIILHIHPSISEVSDQVKIVSLGDSVLELPLALSTIRETDSIVYARSGDVVVLGGLMQDTAVEDNSGMPGLSDIPLLGHLFTQERNKTVKSELVILLKPVIVGADGMTESLNESARRFDQFRDAMEPMYFGRQ